The following proteins come from a genomic window of Gynuella sunshinyii YC6258:
- a CDS encoding DUF2390 domain-containing protein encodes MSGNNQEQAWKDICAMYQQDGVSERLLQWQHQRDLDVVRMLLAVWLYTHEQAVSPLTEECRQLYQTVIKPWRQIRTGVREMSAFKGFYRRLLQLELQLERAYFDELWRVVSISPDREEDASLSLLLNRLGCNDVLSALELEWLIQQGYSIKEKEG; translated from the coding sequence ATGTCCGGGAATAATCAGGAGCAGGCCTGGAAAGATATTTGTGCAATGTATCAGCAGGATGGTGTGTCCGAGCGCCTGCTGCAATGGCAGCATCAACGGGATCTTGATGTGGTGCGTATGTTATTGGCTGTGTGGCTGTACACACATGAACAGGCTGTGAGTCCTCTGACTGAAGAATGTCGGCAGCTTTACCAGACGGTCATCAAACCCTGGCGACAGATTCGTACCGGTGTGCGGGAGATGTCTGCATTCAAAGGATTTTATCGTCGGCTGCTGCAACTGGAGCTACAACTGGAACGGGCGTATTTCGATGAACTTTGGCGTGTTGTATCGATCAGTCCAGACAGAGAGGAAGACGCATCGTTGTCGCTGCTGTTGAACAGGCTGGGATGCAATGATGTGTTGTCAGCGCTAGAGCTGGAATGGTTGATTCAGCAGGGATATAGCATCAAAGAAAAAGAGGGCTGA
- a CDS encoding ATP-binding cassette domain-containing protein, with translation MIHIKDLSMYQGATRLLDHTSVQLHDGWKIALIGANGCGKSSFFSLLLNGLTADSGECSIPSVWRVAHMAQEISDSHRSALDYVLDGHTEYRRLEAVIHDDTQNPQTLSKALAAFDDIRGYECPSQAERLLSGLGFQPHQFSNPVNSFSGGWRIRLNLARALMVPSDLLLLDEPTNHLDMEACIWLEKWLNAYQGTLLFVSHDKEFINNVADHIVSFEAQTLQLYNGNYDTYEITKAQRLVQQQSAYEKQQQRIQEIQSFVTRFKAKASKARQAQSRVKELERMELIAPAHIDSPFNFHFREADKTSDPLIRIDNLNIGYQDTPILENINLMISPGDRIGLLGVNGAGKSTLIKFLAHELRKISGDEYRGQNLAVGYFAQHQLEALRADDSPLSHFRRLAPDTHQQELKNYLGGFGFQGDKVDAPISNFSGGEKARLSLATVSWYRPNLLLLDEPTNHLDLEMRHALTMALQSFQGAVVLISHDRYLLRNTVDQFWVVANGCVTSFDNELEDYYRNHSGNPKNEVVAEIRTENKSAADAQARKRREAAIRQQLSPIKKQIEKTEQQLNQYQQQNSELEQQLSDSKLYRDDQKATLIELLDQKKFLDNEIETLEQTWLSLHDELETLQQDLTKDPT, from the coding sequence ATGATTCATATAAAAGACCTCAGCATGTATCAGGGTGCCACCCGACTGCTGGATCACACTTCTGTACAACTTCACGATGGCTGGAAAATTGCCCTGATTGGTGCCAATGGCTGCGGTAAGTCCAGTTTCTTCTCTCTGTTGCTGAATGGTCTGACCGCCGACAGCGGCGAATGTTCCATTCCAAGTGTCTGGCGTGTGGCGCATATGGCTCAGGAAATTTCGGACAGTCACCGATCTGCACTCGACTACGTGCTGGATGGACACACCGAATATCGACGCCTGGAAGCTGTTATCCATGATGATACTCAGAACCCGCAAACGCTCTCCAAGGCACTTGCCGCGTTCGATGACATCCGTGGCTACGAATGTCCCAGTCAGGCTGAAAGATTACTCTCCGGTCTTGGCTTTCAGCCCCACCAGTTCAGTAATCCAGTCAATTCATTTTCCGGTGGTTGGCGTATCCGTTTGAATCTGGCACGGGCACTGATGGTGCCATCGGATCTACTGCTGCTTGACGAACCGACCAACCACCTGGATATGGAAGCCTGTATATGGCTGGAGAAATGGCTGAATGCTTATCAAGGTACATTGTTATTCGTATCCCACGATAAGGAATTTATTAACAACGTGGCCGATCACATTGTCAGTTTCGAAGCCCAGACCTTACAGCTGTATAACGGCAATTATGATACTTATGAAATCACCAAGGCGCAGCGTCTGGTGCAGCAGCAGTCAGCATATGAGAAGCAACAGCAGCGAATTCAGGAGATCCAGTCCTTTGTAACCCGCTTCAAAGCCAAAGCCAGCAAAGCCCGTCAGGCCCAGAGCCGGGTAAAAGAACTGGAGCGTATGGAATTGATTGCACCGGCACACATTGACAGCCCGTTCAACTTTCATTTCCGCGAAGCAGACAAAACCTCTGACCCACTTATTCGGATTGATAATCTGAACATTGGTTATCAGGACACCCCCATTCTGGAAAACATAAACCTGATGATCAGTCCGGGTGACCGGATAGGCCTGCTTGGTGTGAACGGTGCAGGGAAATCCACACTGATCAAGTTTCTGGCTCACGAGCTCAGAAAAATCAGTGGTGATGAATATCGAGGACAGAATCTTGCCGTTGGCTATTTCGCCCAGCATCAACTGGAAGCCTTGCGTGCAGATGATTCGCCTCTCAGTCATTTTCGTCGTCTCGCGCCCGATACTCATCAGCAGGAGCTGAAAAATTATCTGGGCGGATTTGGTTTTCAGGGAGACAAAGTCGATGCACCTATCAGCAACTTCTCCGGTGGAGAAAAGGCCCGACTGAGTCTGGCCACCGTTTCCTGGTATCGACCCAACCTGCTGTTACTCGACGAACCCACCAACCACCTCGATCTGGAAATGCGACATGCACTGACCATGGCACTGCAGTCATTCCAAGGCGCTGTCGTCCTGATTTCCCACGACCGTTATCTGTTGCGTAATACGGTGGATCAGTTCTGGGTGGTCGCCAATGGTTGTGTCACCAGCTTCGACAATGAATTGGAAGATTATTATCGCAACCACTCCGGCAATCCCAAAAATGAGGTCGTCGCTGAAATCAGAACAGAAAACAAATCCGCAGCAGACGCACAAGCCCGCAAACGCAGAGAAGCAGCGATTCGTCAGCAGTTAAGCCCGATAAAAAAACAGATTGAGAAAACCGAACAACAACTGAATCAGTATCAGCAACAGAACTCTGAACTGGAACAACAGCTGTCTGACAGTAAGCTGTACCGTGATGATCAAAAGGCCACTCTGATTGAATTACTGGACCAAAAAAAGTTTCTCGATAACGAAATCGAAACTCTGGAACAAACCTGGCTGAGCCTTCACGATGAACTGGAAACCCTGCAGCAGGATCTCACCAAAGATCCGACCTGA
- a CDS encoding ATP-binding protein, with translation MLMVVSQRFKQLKLQSQMIIMLGATAFLQTGLIGGFTVLYLSSALEEQMGQRALYIAKTVAAMPEIIRAVEQQDSQTLVPVAQRVADETQAWFVVIGDKNGIRLAHPTPDRVGKSMLDDDQDDNAQALNYGHDMIVRADGSLGATMRGKTPIYDSSGENIIGIVSVGLLLNTVFDTVAAYRNTILAVITLSLLLSVTIAIMFARHFKQAILGLEPVEIAHLYKERDATLESIREGIIAIDINGKITTFNRAAMSTLQLDPDSRLLGQPISDVLPGSYMLEVLKTGIPQYDQEVRTGPLTLVVNRLPLLSAEGKVFGVVSSFRRKDELDFVSAQLTRIQQYAETLRSQAHEYSNKLHTIAGLIEIGAIEDALKLIGQETHDHQQLIQMLLENVPDPVIAGCILGKYNRARELGLIMEIDENSRMVDVPAAIPREKIVSILGNIIDNALEATLRTYGNGGKIALSMTDLGHDLVFEVEDQGPGLSDDQKQAIFEKGTSSKMEIGHGYGLHLVRQFVVQLHGTISIENAEIGGSRFCIYIPKHIQV, from the coding sequence ATGTTAATGGTTGTCAGTCAACGCTTTAAACAACTTAAATTACAAAGTCAGATGATTATCATGCTCGGTGCCACAGCATTTCTGCAAACGGGACTGATCGGCGGTTTTACCGTTTTATATCTGAGCTCCGCACTTGAAGAACAAATGGGACAGCGCGCCTTGTACATTGCCAAGACCGTCGCCGCCATGCCGGAAATTATTCGTGCAGTGGAACAGCAGGATTCTCAAACCCTGGTACCTGTTGCACAGCGGGTGGCAGACGAAACCCAGGCCTGGTTTGTCGTCATCGGCGACAAAAACGGAATCCGCCTTGCCCATCCAACACCGGACCGGGTAGGCAAGTCCATGCTGGATGACGATCAGGATGATAATGCCCAGGCGCTCAATTATGGTCACGACATGATCGTTCGCGCCGATGGCAGCCTCGGTGCCACCATGCGCGGCAAAACGCCGATCTACGATAGCAGCGGTGAAAATATCATTGGCATCGTCTCAGTTGGTCTGCTGCTGAATACTGTTTTCGATACCGTTGCAGCCTACCGTAACACTATTTTAGCCGTCATCACTCTGAGTCTGCTGCTCAGCGTGACGATTGCCATTATGTTCGCACGACATTTTAAACAGGCGATTCTGGGACTGGAGCCGGTGGAAATCGCCCACCTTTATAAAGAGCGGGATGCCACCCTGGAATCCATTCGCGAAGGCATTATCGCAATTGATATCAACGGCAAAATTACCACTTTTAATCGAGCTGCCATGAGCACCCTGCAGCTGGACCCTGATAGCCGATTATTAGGCCAACCAATCAGTGATGTGTTGCCGGGTAGCTACATGCTGGAAGTATTGAAAACCGGCATTCCTCAATATGACCAGGAAGTTCGGACGGGTCCGCTGACACTCGTCGTCAACCGTCTGCCATTGCTGTCTGCTGAAGGCAAGGTATTCGGTGTGGTCTCTAGCTTCCGGCGCAAGGACGAACTTGATTTTGTCAGCGCCCAGCTGACCCGGATACAGCAATATGCCGAGACCCTCCGCAGTCAGGCACATGAGTATTCCAACAAATTGCATACCATTGCCGGACTGATAGAAATCGGCGCCATTGAAGATGCCCTGAAACTCATTGGTCAGGAAACCCACGATCACCAGCAACTTATTCAGATGTTACTGGAAAACGTGCCTGACCCTGTGATCGCCGGCTGTATTCTGGGAAAATATAATCGGGCCAGAGAACTGGGTCTGATTATGGAAATCGATGAAAACAGTCGCATGGTCGATGTACCTGCCGCGATTCCCAGGGAAAAAATCGTCAGCATTCTTGGTAACATTATCGATAATGCTCTCGAAGCCACTCTGCGCACATACGGCAATGGAGGTAAAATTGCCTTGTCGATGACCGACCTTGGTCATGATCTGGTGTTTGAAGTTGAAGATCAGGGACCAGGACTGTCTGACGACCAAAAACAGGCTATCTTTGAAAAGGGAACATCCAGCAAGATGGAAATCGGCCACGGTTATGGCCTTCATCTGGTCAGGCAGTTTGTGGTGCAGCTACATGGTACGATCAGTATCGAAAATGCAGAAATAGGTGGCAGTCGGTTTTGCATATATATTCCAAAGCATATCCAGGTGTAA